The Mauremys reevesii isolate NIE-2019 linkage group 1, ASM1616193v1, whole genome shotgun sequence genome has a segment encoding these proteins:
- the LOC120372513 gene encoding olfactory receptor 52K2-like produces MMFQENGDSNTNDFTNPSTFILLGLPGLDAAPVWISIPFCAMYIIANLGNFTILFIVEREPSLHGPIYSFLCMLAVTDMVLSTSILPKMLSIFWFNSREIDFSACLTQMYFILSFSVIESGIFVAMTLDRYVAICDPLRHSIFLTSSLVAKIGLAVVLRGIMLILPYPILARQ; encoded by the coding sequence ATTCCAACACAaacgacttcaccaacccctccaccttcatcctgctgggcctTCCTGGCCTGGATGCGGCCcctgtctggatctccatccccttctgcgcCATGTACATCATAGCCaacttggggaacttcaccatcctgttcattgtggagagggagccgagcctccatgggcccatatactctttcctctgcatgctggccgtcaCCGACATGGTCCTGTCTACGTCCatcctgcccaaaatgctgagcatcttctggttcaattccagggagatcgatttcagtgcctgcctcacccagatgtactttatTCTCAGCTTCTCAGTGATAGAGTCTGGGATCTTTGTGGCCATGACTttggatcgctatgtggccatctgtgatcCCCTGAGGCATTCGATTTTCCTGACAAGCTCCCTGGTGGCCAAGAttggcctggccgtggtgctgcgtgGCATCATGCTCATACTGCCCTATCCCATCCTGGCGAGGCAGTGA